In the genome of Aridibaculum aurantiacum, one region contains:
- a CDS encoding short chain dehydrogenase: protein MKIIIVGASGTMGSYLSKAFEKEHEIIRADRNSPDVKVDITSPVAIENMFKTVGAFDALICTAGPTYVGPWKNLTDKTFRNGVEGKMMGQINLVLIGQHYINPKGSFTLITGALTHEPQKNFANASAANAAVEGFVRAAAIELENGIRINAVSPTVIESSPQYFPFFPGEIPVTMQQLEYGFRKSVFGANTGQIIKPY from the coding sequence ATGAAGATTATCATTGTTGGTGCCTCAGGCACCATGGGCAGCTATTTGTCTAAAGCATTCGAGAAAGAGCATGAGATAATTCGTGCAGATAGAAACAGTCCCGATGTTAAGGTTGACATAACCTCACCGGTAGCAATTGAAAACATGTTTAAAACTGTCGGTGCTTTCGATGCCTTGATCTGTACAGCTGGTCCCACTTATGTTGGTCCATGGAAAAATCTAACGGATAAAACTTTCCGCAATGGTGTAGAAGGAAAGATGATGGGACAGATCAACCTCGTTTTAATTGGGCAGCATTACATTAATCCTAAAGGATCATTCACACTCATCACAGGAGCTTTAACCCACGAGCCACAAAAGAATTTTGCAAATGCATCCGCAGCCAATGCCGCTGTTGAAGGATTTGTTCGTGCTGCAGCCATTGAATTAGAAAATGGAATACGCATTAATGCAGTAAGCCCAACAGTTATTGAAAGCTCGCCTCAATATTTTCCTTTCTTCCCTGGCGAAATACCGGTAACAATGCAGCAACTTGAATATGGTTTTAGGAAAAGTGTATTTGGTGCAAATACAGGACAAATTATTAAGCCGTATTAG
- a CDS encoding DUF4386 domain-containing protein codes for MKTTTSIKTTARTAGFLYLLQIPLGVFGIVYVPQALIVIGDPGKTVSNILANEFIFRLSIVSAILCALVTIATAVYIYRVLKSINKQQARWIVIFTIIVAPITILNELNNVAVLLLLKYPEYSPAFTPGQVNNLVSIFLDIHHYGLQLAGIFFGLWLFPMGYLVLRSTYIPKIIGILLMVTCLGYLLDFLIFFLLPGFNVIISEYTWLGEVLMVLWLLIKGVNAKRFEKWQEDQKLVLPGNPFPDPA; via the coding sequence ATGAAAACAACTACTTCCATTAAAACAACTGCAAGAACTGCAGGCTTTCTTTACCTTCTCCAAATTCCTCTTGGTGTGTTTGGTATCGTTTATGTTCCACAAGCACTTATAGTCATTGGTGATCCAGGAAAGACTGTCTCTAACATTTTAGCCAATGAATTTATATTCAGGCTGAGTATTGTAAGTGCTATATTATGTGCGCTGGTTACTATTGCAACAGCAGTTTATATCTATAGAGTTCTCAAGTCGATCAACAAGCAACAAGCAAGATGGATAGTAATATTTACAATTATTGTAGCTCCCATTACCATCCTTAATGAATTAAATAATGTTGCTGTTTTACTTTTATTAAAGTACCCCGAATATTCACCTGCATTTACTCCCGGGCAAGTAAACAATCTTGTTTCTATATTTTTAGATATACACCATTATGGTCTCCAGCTAGCAGGAATATTCTTTGGACTGTGGTTATTCCCTATGGGTTACCTGGTTCTTCGCTCCACGTACATACCTAAGATCATAGGCATTTTATTAATGGTTACTTGTTTAGGCTACTTACTAGACTTCCTGATATTTTTCTTGTTGCCTGGCTTCAATGTAATAATAAGTGAATACACTTGGCTTGGTGAAGTATTGATGGTTTTATGGCTGCTGATCAAGGGTGTAAATGCCAAAAGGTTTGAAAAGTGGCAGGAAGATCAAAAATTAGTTTTGCCTGGCAATCCTTTTCCTGATCCGGCTTAA
- a CDS encoding DUF4386 domain-containing protein: MQQTKSPSVREDRNGIVLSVRKTDKVNAIITGCFFITATVTAITGLKLYDPLLATSDYLHQGAVHSNQIILGAVFELLVIAANCGTAIMLFPYLKVYNERLASGYYTFRFLECVSIFVGVISVLSLLTLSQSYHASADADKSIYTAIGTIAKAFHDWTFLLGPKFFLGINTFIYSYVFFKTELVPKKLSVLGMTGAVLVFINSLFTMFGSISLFSAVDIATVFPIAIYEMILAGWLIAKGFNIHYISRYN; encoded by the coding sequence ATGCAACAAACAAAATCACCTTCCGTGAGGGAGGACAGGAATGGTATTGTCCTTTCTGTAAGGAAAACCGATAAGGTCAATGCTATCATCACCGGTTGTTTTTTTATTACGGCAACCGTTACGGCTATTACTGGTTTGAAATTGTATGATCCCCTGCTTGCCACCAGCGATTATTTACATCAAGGTGCAGTTCACTCTAATCAAATCATTTTAGGAGCTGTATTCGAGCTGCTTGTAATTGCGGCTAATTGTGGTACTGCAATCATGTTGTTTCCTTATTTAAAGGTGTACAACGAAAGGCTTGCTTCGGGGTACTACACGTTCCGCTTCCTGGAGTGTGTATCAATTTTTGTGGGTGTGATAAGTGTACTGTCTTTACTAACACTTAGCCAGTCTTATCATGCAAGCGCTGATGCTGATAAAAGCATTTATACCGCTATTGGTACAATAGCCAAAGCCTTCCATGACTGGACATTTCTGCTGGGTCCCAAATTCTTCTTAGGTATAAACACCTTTATCTACAGTTATGTTTTTTTTAAAACCGAGCTTGTTCCCAAAAAACTTTCCGTGCTGGGGATGACAGGAGCTGTGCTGGTTTTTATTAATTCCCTTTTCACAATGTTCGGTTCTATCAGCCTGTTTTCTGCAGTAGACATTGCCACAGTTTTCCCTATTGCCATTTATGAAATGATACTTGCCGGGTGGCTTATTGCTAAGGGCTTCAACATTCACTATATCTCTCGATATAATTAA
- a CDS encoding T9SS type A sorting domain-containing protein, which translates to MTRTCLLLLIMSIVTSTVDAQSVSWAHNLGLAHNHFISALATTPAGESVTAINNRKATMSLTGLYMGDLVIQKKSAQGSMKWERLFPATAIVKSMKIDNSGNIIITGGYSGVLQLGNYSFSSAASPSMFLAKLDTAGNVLWAVAEQTLTHASYGARLAIGGDNEIYMTLNSSFHGSFSKYTPAGVLAWTKIATGVETFSGIAVDTNGDLYVTGTCERNAVFDAIAPAMPAASSYFTFLARYNAQAQAQWVELQLYNTFDTRDELLLHNNHLFWMHQRKVNASASVSLTLQKFTRQGSMVAEMTPFNVSSLALHKFMANRFLITSKGEMVISLAATDTARIVVLDSLLTYQKEFRLESKYIGLGQLAPIFSSYNDTLVCGGNFSGATVQVGSVVVPNANTPVTQNDIFLTSFTFDTASSLPVKWIDVLAGVQRKQVVLKWSVAGEVRNTGFDVERKTSNSNWKKLAFVPGSGTSTTINRYAYTDANVPTGTVLYRLKQVDHDDKYDYSPVVRVKTTGLPENALTVYPNPVKDKAAIHFTLKETTAVDLSVFSAAGIRQRSLISEVLLEGSYVRTIDCSGLAPGVYFLRLVVNGEVSSYQMIKE; encoded by the coding sequence ATGACCAGAACCTGCCTCCTGCTGCTTATCATGAGCATCGTCACTTCTACAGTAGATGCACAATCGGTTTCCTGGGCTCATAATCTTGGTTTGGCGCACAATCATTTCATCTCGGCTTTGGCCACAACACCTGCCGGCGAGAGTGTTACCGCCATCAATAACCGCAAGGCAACTATGAGCCTGACAGGCTTATACATGGGCGACCTGGTCATACAGAAAAAGAGTGCACAGGGTAGCATGAAGTGGGAGAGATTGTTTCCGGCAACGGCGATCGTAAAAAGCATGAAGATCGATAACAGCGGAAACATCATCATCACAGGTGGCTATAGTGGTGTGCTGCAACTTGGCAACTACAGTTTTTCTTCCGCAGCGTCGCCCAGTATGTTCCTGGCTAAACTAGATACCGCTGGCAACGTGCTGTGGGCGGTTGCCGAACAAACACTTACACATGCCAGCTATGGAGCAAGGCTGGCTATAGGAGGTGATAACGAAATTTACATGACCCTGAACAGCTCCTTTCATGGAAGTTTTTCGAAGTATACACCTGCTGGTGTTTTGGCCTGGACTAAAATTGCTACAGGTGTAGAAACCTTTAGCGGTATAGCTGTGGATACCAATGGAGACCTGTACGTGACAGGCACCTGCGAGCGCAATGCAGTGTTTGATGCCATTGCGCCTGCTATGCCGGCGGCCAGTAGTTACTTTACCTTTTTGGCCCGCTACAATGCACAGGCGCAGGCACAATGGGTGGAACTGCAGCTGTATAATACGTTCGACACAAGAGATGAATTGTTGCTGCATAACAACCACTTGTTCTGGATGCACCAGAGAAAGGTAAACGCCTCCGCCAGTGTTTCACTCACGCTTCAAAAATTCACTAGGCAGGGTTCAATGGTGGCAGAGATGACACCTTTCAATGTGTCTTCGCTGGCGCTGCATAAGTTTATGGCTAATCGCTTTCTTATTACTTCAAAAGGTGAGATGGTTATTTCTTTAGCGGCAACTGATACAGCGCGTATAGTGGTGCTCGATAGCCTGCTGACCTATCAGAAGGAGTTTCGCCTGGAGTCGAAATACATAGGTCTGGGACAGCTTGCTCCCATCTTTAGTTCGTACAACGATACGCTTGTTTGTGGCGGTAATTTTTCCGGGGCAACGGTGCAGGTTGGTAGCGTGGTAGTACCTAATGCCAATACGCCTGTTACGCAAAATGATATCTTCCTTACATCCTTTACGTTCGATACTGCTTCTTCGCTGCCGGTAAAGTGGATTGATGTATTGGCAGGCGTGCAACGAAAACAGGTGGTACTGAAGTGGTCGGTAGCAGGTGAGGTGCGGAACACTGGTTTTGACGTGGAAAGAAAGACCAGTAACAGCAATTGGAAGAAGCTGGCATTTGTACCGGGATCGGGAACAAGTACAACTATCAACCGTTACGCTTACACCGATGCCAACGTTCCTACAGGAACTGTTTTGTACAGGCTGAAACAGGTAGATCACGATGATAAATATGATTATTCTCCCGTGGTAAGGGTGAAGACAACCGGGCTGCCGGAAAATGCATTAACGGTGTATCCCAATCCTGTAAAAGATAAAGCTGCTATACATTTCACTTTAAAAGAAACCACTGCTGTGGATCTGTCTGTTTTTAGTGCAGCAGGAATCCGTCAAAGATCCCTCATTAGTGAAGTGCTGCTGGAAGGCAGCTATGTAAGAACGATTGATTGCAGCGGCCTTGCACCGGGTGTGTACTTCCTTCGCCTGGTGGTGAATGGAGAAGTTAGCAGCTACCAGATGATAAAAGAGTAG
- a CDS encoding porin family protein: MYKKLHVIVGMMFLISKAIGQTSEEHLGKEVKEKFTPQCYFAPLLNVVNSNLNYGNDNSSVAGNNKQSLGLQACVSVQAVVSSRFSVLSELYYIRKGGKLQSNNPLTSTEVAYRFNSLELPVLARVHFGRVHINAGPSIAYNLSGSEKTNDLTTKMSFKEGRESFSRFEAGIQMGGGYTFPFKKKSLILDIRYNYGLTNISYSKEMFNRNLAVSLILIKQGKKDSGR, encoded by the coding sequence ATGTACAAGAAACTTCATGTAATAGTTGGAATGATGTTCCTTATTAGCAAAGCAATTGGCCAAACAAGCGAAGAGCATTTGGGCAAAGAGGTTAAAGAAAAATTCACTCCTCAATGTTACTTCGCCCCACTGCTTAACGTGGTGAATAGCAACCTGAACTATGGTAATGATAACTCATCAGTAGCTGGTAACAATAAGCAAAGCCTCGGTTTACAGGCTTGTGTATCTGTCCAGGCTGTTGTGTCTTCCAGGTTTTCAGTTTTGTCAGAGTTGTACTATATAAGGAAGGGGGGTAAGCTGCAAAGTAATAATCCGCTCACTTCTACAGAGGTTGCTTATCGTTTTAACAGCCTGGAATTACCTGTATTGGCTCGTGTTCATTTTGGTAGAGTTCATATAAATGCAGGACCTTCCATTGCATATAATCTTTCGGGTTCTGAAAAGACTAATGATCTCACTACAAAGATGTCTTTCAAGGAAGGTCGTGAAAGTTTCAGTCGTTTTGAGGCAGGCATTCAAATGGGTGGCGGCTATACATTTCCCTTCAAAAAGAAAAGTCTCATCCTCGACATCAGGTACAACTATGGTCTTACCAACATCTCCTACAGCAAAGAAATGTTCAACAGGAATTTAGCAGTGAGCCTCATTTTGATCAAGCAAGGCAAGAAGGATAGTGGAAGGTAG
- a CDS encoding NAD(P)-dependent alcohol dehydrogenase produces MKAFTRTVYGGPDVLQLEEVEKPLVKEGEILVKVFANSANPADWHILRGEPFFARFTFGLFKPKDKIIGADFAGVVVEAGNNVKQFKTGDRVFGETLKGGAFAEYVVVPETSCALIPGEISFSDIAAVPTAGLTALQALITHGKLKHGETVLINGASGGVGHFAVQIAKAYGAHVTAVCSSKNIDFVKSLGADKVIAYDKEIIHQHQGKYDLVIDTNGNLLHKDYKRMGQRGVMVGFTTLGHMFATLLKKATSKFPLLQFKAEANTEDLQILASLVQEGKVTPHIEKTYSFEDIPAAISYIEAMRTRGKVVMVWEA; encoded by the coding sequence ATGAAAGCATTTACCAGAACAGTATACGGCGGCCCCGACGTCCTTCAATTAGAAGAAGTAGAAAAGCCTTTGGTAAAAGAAGGCGAAATCTTGGTAAAAGTATTTGCCAATTCCGCCAATCCTGCCGACTGGCATATCCTTCGGGGCGAACCTTTCTTCGCAAGATTTACATTTGGTTTATTTAAACCAAAAGATAAAATCATTGGAGCCGATTTTGCCGGTGTTGTGGTAGAGGCAGGAAATAATGTAAAGCAGTTTAAAACCGGCGATCGTGTTTTCGGTGAAACACTTAAAGGCGGTGCATTTGCAGAGTATGTAGTTGTGCCTGAAACTTCCTGTGCCCTCATTCCTGGAGAGATCAGTTTTTCTGACATAGCAGCTGTACCGACTGCAGGTCTTACTGCCCTGCAGGCACTCATCACGCATGGGAAACTGAAGCATGGTGAAACGGTGTTGATCAACGGTGCTTCTGGTGGTGTTGGGCATTTCGCTGTGCAAATTGCAAAAGCCTATGGAGCACATGTAACCGCTGTTTGTTCCAGTAAAAACATAGACTTTGTAAAGAGCTTAGGTGCTGACAAAGTGATTGCTTACGATAAAGAAATCATTCACCAGCACCAGGGAAAATATGATCTCGTAATCGACACGAATGGCAATCTTCTTCATAAGGACTATAAGCGAATGGGTCAGCGAGGTGTCATGGTCGGCTTCACAACGTTAGGACATATGTTTGCGACATTATTAAAGAAAGCTACAAGCAAATTCCCACTACTGCAGTTTAAAGCAGAAGCGAATACTGAAGATCTGCAAATACTTGCTTCTTTGGTGCAGGAAGGAAAAGTTACTCCGCATATTGAAAAGACATACTCTTTTGAAGATATTCCTGCAGCTATCAGTTACATTGAAGCCATGCGTACCAGGGGAAAAGTCGTAATGGTTTGGGAGGCTTAA
- a CDS encoding Crp/Fnr family transcriptional regulator, with amino-acid sequence MSEEEIEAIDETMRLQQFEKGTILLKEGQVSSDTYFVLEGIVRQYYLIDGLEKTSDFFSDEQWVISLQHINLNNPSPYYLECCTDCALLIGNSQKGEGLYKKFPNLETVSRKLMESVFTGQQEKIEAFTINTPTMRYQNLLQSRPDLFQRIPQYQIASYIGVTPESLSRIRKRIARQN; translated from the coding sequence TTGTCAGAAGAGGAAATTGAGGCTATAGATGAAACTATGCGTTTGCAACAATTTGAAAAGGGAACAATACTACTGAAAGAAGGCCAGGTGTCCAGTGATACTTATTTTGTTTTGGAAGGTATTGTCCGGCAATACTACCTGATTGACGGGCTGGAGAAAACAAGCGACTTCTTTTCCGATGAACAATGGGTAATATCCTTACAGCACATCAATCTCAACAACCCTTCGCCATACTATCTTGAATGTTGTACAGACTGTGCTTTATTGATTGGTAACAGCCAGAAAGGAGAAGGCTTGTATAAGAAGTTTCCAAACCTTGAAACAGTGTCCAGGAAACTAATGGAAAGCGTGTTTACTGGACAGCAGGAAAAAATAGAAGCTTTTACAATTAACACCCCAACCATGAGGTACCAAAACTTATTACAATCAAGGCCTGATCTATTTCAACGAATTCCTCAATATCAAATAGCAAGCTATATAGGTGTTACTCCAGAATCGTTAAGCCGGATCAGGAAAAGGATTGCCAGGCAAAACTAA
- a CDS encoding S41 family peptidase: MYQNKIKVFITCFFLLLFISNLSIGQVANKLSSSHLIDTINMKLEKNYIFHDKARMIAEHLQSRAKKGAYNSLSADPEKLAAMIQVDINTVHRDPHMVVQYNPGWEGHSQDYAGPSEEEQKWFANFVKDNNYMFKKVELLPGNIGYLPFNVFVEHVQEAKPTIASALSFIANSSAIIIDLRENTGGEPEMVSQLESYFFKEKTLMNVIINRSKGDTTFYYADPAKTGGLTLTMPMYILTSKKTFSGGEDFSYGMQQAKRATIVGEVTGGGAHPTNPFSVGQGFIVHIPFGRSSNPVTKTDWEGTGVIPDVKVESAKALIKAQELIFRERQAAAETEKEKQKMEYLVNALYVNQDLGTLPLDQFDKFVGTYGPLVIYREGNKLFCNLSGNISELAHISKNLFVLDGNAQIDFIKDSNGVYSKAKLFTSHGGVFEELRN, from the coding sequence ATGTACCAGAACAAAATAAAAGTCTTTATCACCTGCTTCTTCCTGTTGTTATTTATAAGCAACTTAAGCATCGGCCAGGTTGCGAATAAGCTTTCCAGCAGCCACCTCATCGACACAATCAATATGAAGCTGGAGAAGAATTACATTTTTCACGATAAAGCCAGGATGATCGCAGAGCATCTTCAGTCACGAGCAAAGAAGGGAGCCTACAACTCCCTATCAGCAGACCCGGAAAAGCTAGCTGCCATGATACAAGTTGATATCAACACAGTTCACCGTGATCCTCATATGGTGGTGCAGTATAACCCTGGTTGGGAAGGGCATTCACAAGACTACGCAGGTCCATCTGAGGAGGAACAGAAGTGGTTCGCAAACTTTGTGAAGGACAACAATTATATGTTTAAGAAGGTGGAGCTTTTACCCGGTAACATAGGCTATTTGCCCTTTAATGTTTTTGTTGAACACGTACAAGAGGCCAAGCCAACCATAGCTTCAGCGTTGAGTTTTATAGCTAATTCCAGTGCAATCATCATTGATTTAAGAGAAAATACCGGTGGGGAACCCGAAATGGTAAGCCAATTGGAAAGCTATTTTTTCAAAGAAAAGACCCTTATGAATGTCATCATCAACCGATCGAAAGGTGACACTACTTTTTACTATGCCGATCCGGCTAAAACAGGCGGCCTGACCCTTACCATGCCCATGTATATCCTTACCAGCAAGAAGACATTCTCCGGTGGCGAGGACTTCAGCTATGGCATGCAACAGGCCAAACGGGCAACCATCGTTGGAGAGGTAACCGGCGGAGGTGCGCACCCTACAAATCCTTTCTCAGTGGGGCAGGGCTTCATTGTTCATATTCCTTTTGGCCGTTCATCCAATCCTGTTACTAAAACCGATTGGGAAGGAACAGGAGTAATACCTGATGTGAAAGTTGAGTCTGCAAAAGCACTTATAAAAGCACAGGAGCTTATATTCAGAGAGCGTCAGGCAGCTGCTGAAACTGAAAAGGAGAAACAAAAGATGGAGTACCTGGTGAATGCGCTATATGTGAACCAGGATCTTGGTACGCTCCCCTTGGATCAGTTTGATAAGTTCGTCGGCACATACGGTCCTTTGGTTATCTACCGCGAGGGCAACAAGCTTTTTTGCAATCTATCAGGTAACATTTCTGAACTGGCGCATATCTCCAAAAACCTTTTTGTGCTGGACGGTAATGCACAAATTGATTTCATCAAAGACAGCAATGGGGTGTACTCCAAGGCAAAATTATTTACCAGCCACGGAGGCGTGTTTGAAGAGTTGAGGAATTAA
- a CDS encoding porin family protein: MQSLIKSITAVLLFMTVSIISSAQSNRFSISLNSLTTNFNYGKSNTALEPYKKNYKGFQAGFSYQAGISPMFSVVPELYFAVKGGRLKENNPLTGSKSTLRVNSLEIPVLARLHCNKLYLNAGPYAGYNVGGRLKIDGTNTSPETTEKVSFGNSSADFKRWDFGFQAGAGYNFNLKQSVLTLDVRYGYGLVNFSRDIERYNRMLNISVQVSRPGRKTEKHKQG; this comes from the coding sequence ATGCAATCACTTATCAAATCAATCACAGCAGTACTGCTGTTTATGACAGTCTCAATCATCTCATCTGCACAGTCGAATCGTTTCAGTATTTCACTAAACTCGTTGACTACAAATTTTAACTACGGAAAATCAAACACCGCATTGGAACCATACAAAAAGAACTACAAGGGTTTCCAGGCAGGCTTCTCTTACCAGGCTGGAATTTCACCAATGTTTTCTGTAGTGCCTGAACTGTATTTTGCGGTAAAGGGTGGTAGATTAAAGGAGAACAATCCGCTTACAGGTAGCAAATCAACGCTTAGAGTAAACAGCTTAGAGATACCAGTTTTAGCTCGGCTGCACTGCAATAAACTGTATCTCAATGCTGGTCCTTATGCGGGTTATAATGTAGGAGGTCGTTTGAAAATTGATGGTACGAATACATCACCTGAAACAACAGAGAAAGTTTCATTTGGTAACTCATCTGCAGACTTTAAACGTTGGGATTTTGGCTTCCAGGCAGGTGCCGGCTACAACTTCAATTTAAAGCAATCTGTACTCACTCTGGATGTTCGCTATGGCTATGGCCTGGTAAATTTTTCCAGGGATATTGAACGCTATAACAGAATGCTAAACATCAGTGTGCAGGTTTCAAGACCCGGTAGAAAAACTGAAAAGCATAAACAGGGATAG
- a CDS encoding CPBP family intramembrane glutamic endopeptidase → MVAIFFIVLAAFTIPLIIISQQYGWEVTIAHQAIIVIAATLFCQLMRRKPMSELTGGFNLSAVKNCLIGIVAGALLMLFPAMFLMMCGFIDWQLGSGDVLSILNTTGVFILVAVAEEFLFRGFIFQRLRKSTGVWIAQLMIAAYFLLTHINNPGMTGTIKMLASINIFIASMMFGFAYIKTNSLVMPIAMHFMANWVQGTLLGFGVSGNEQARLMKPSFGDAPQWLTGGSFGLEASVPGLVCVIVTTFLLYRWKPIQAIEQSVTGKLNEEKTVTHSF, encoded by the coding sequence TTGGTAGCTATTTTCTTCATTGTATTGGCAGCATTCACAATCCCTTTGATAATCATTTCACAGCAATATGGCTGGGAAGTAACAATAGCACACCAGGCGATAATAGTAATTGCCGCCACCTTGTTTTGCCAATTAATGCGGAGGAAGCCAATGTCAGAATTAACGGGCGGGTTTAATTTGAGTGCGGTTAAAAATTGTTTGATAGGAATAGTAGCTGGTGCTTTATTAATGCTATTCCCGGCAATGTTCTTAATGATGTGTGGTTTTATTGATTGGCAGCTAGGAAGCGGAGATGTACTATCAATTCTCAACACAACGGGTGTGTTTATTTTGGTAGCCGTTGCAGAAGAGTTTCTTTTCAGGGGTTTTATTTTTCAGCGTCTCAGAAAGAGCACAGGTGTATGGATTGCTCAATTGATGATAGCCGCCTATTTTTTACTTACGCATATTAATAATCCAGGCATGACAGGCACCATTAAAATGCTTGCGTCCATCAACATCTTTATTGCCTCAATGATGTTTGGATTTGCCTACATTAAAACCAACAGTCTTGTCATGCCTATAGCAATGCATTTTATGGCAAACTGGGTGCAGGGGACTTTATTAGGGTTCGGCGTCAGCGGCAATGAGCAGGCAAGATTGATGAAGCCATCCTTTGGCGATGCTCCCCAATGGTTAACCGGTGGCAGCTTTGGGTTAGAAGCAAGTGTACCAGGTTTAGTTTGTGTTATTGTTACAACTTTTCTTCTTTACCGGTGGAAGCCAATACAGGCTATAGAACAGTCGGTAACTGGTAAGCTCAATGAAGAAAAAACAGTGACCCACTCCTTTTGA